DNA from Misgurnus anguillicaudatus chromosome 13, ASM2758022v2, whole genome shotgun sequence:
ttaataaaaaaaacctttgaTTGGTAACccctaaaaaaagtaaaatatttaagttgATAAAGATTagattttttaagtgttaccatttaaagtatttttttgcagaTTCAACTTTCACTTATTACAGTGTATATTTCtgaaaaatgttataaaaaaatgtaactctCCGCTTCTTTAAACTTAAATATAGCAAAATATCAATGATTATTTAAAACACGTGTTGCATTATTcctattttctaaatgttgtgTTATGTCACACCACAGAGCCCCAATCTTTTAACAATGTCCATAGTGAGCGTTGTGAAATATGTATTACATACAACATTATGTACTAATTCTGTAtacagaattaataataatttgacaGTACATCAAATTTCCTATAGTATGTTGTATAATCCAGGATGCCCTCAAGCTTGTATAGACTCCACAAGTTTGGGCAAAACCTTATGATTCATGTTGCAGCATTTGTACAAGAGTTAAGATAGTCAGTGTACCAAATTTGTTTATTTGATGAGTGACCTCCAAATAATACATTTACTTTATTCTGTTTCAAAATGTCcatgtttaattcaaattctgtGAATATGTGCTTAAGTGGCATTACAACTAGTTTGCATTTGTATAGCACTTCCATTCATAAAGTAGTACAGATCACCTTtaatttaacctcctaagacccaagctttggtttgtcttttttcagatttcttccagctgtTTGGGGGTTAtaaagaaccaataaataaaaccaaatatttttctttgaacatgaagcagtgtaattgtccatgtttgtgtacaacaggttccagttacataGAATTAGGTATTacggtgcaaacaacaaaaaatgtgatgtccacgtatgtggACACACCCGGTCTTAGAAAGTTAAATAAGTTATGTTGTTGTTCATAAAACCCAATGGGTCTTTTTCCGAAGGCATATTTGTCTACATAACATCAAACAAGAATATATTACATGTAACTAGCATATCAGTTAAAGATTAAAGCATATGACAAATGCCGTTTTTGTGATAATTCTGCAGTCTTCACAGTAATATGTGCCTTTTGATCTATTGGCTGGACTTTTAGAGAGACAGCATGCAGGACCAATCATGACTCTCTGTTCATTTCCTCTTCTAAGTTCCTGCCTCCCATTAGCATTGCTGACCTTTCACTTTCTGACATCAGCAGTTGTATTtagtgagtttgtgtgtgtggggtCACATGTATCTGTGTATAAAGAACTACACTGAAAGGCTTTTGTAGCTGTAAACCAAACACATCGGGCCCTCAAGAGCTTTCTACaacattaaaaatacaaactcGACCAAAACTAAAGCTTCGAGCTTTGGTTTCTGTCAGAATAATGCAGTACATGTGTACTATTAGTAGAAATCACTAGTAAAAACAAGCACAAAAGTCCCTTTCGTTCATCTTTAAtttgaaaacattttacagagaATACCTCAAACCAGTAAGATGGACTATGACATTTGTCTGAGATTCTGTTTTTTTAGCGTTTTCCTAACCTTGTACCTCAAAGCACCCCTCGTTTATTGCTATGGATGTCTGTCTGTTAAGGGTCGTGTTTAATGTTTAGCCATTTTAATGGACACACTTGAATCTCATAATGCTACAAAGAAGATAAAAAAGCAGGAATTTGGGCGTTACTGTGTAAATCTCTCATCCCAATCTGTCTCCTAAAGAATTCATCCAATTAAATGACAAGACTCATAGACAATAAACACCAAATGCATACATTATTGTAACCATATATATGTAACTAAGAGTATGTATTCTTGTGGTTAAAAGATgaatcagatatttttacattATAAGATTTAACTTATTTAAAGTGGCTGCATTTGGCAGGCTACCTGCTGGTAAAACGCTCAGGAATAACCGTTGCTTTTTCATAAAATGAATCTAACCCTTGGATGAAATAGGAGAGGGGTTTGGTGTTTCAATAGGGAGTGTGAGCTGACTTTTAGCTAAGGAAATCTAGTACGATAAGtctaaaaaaagtttgtgtctTACAAAATACTCaataggaataaaaaaatgttctGTGTTATTCAATCACTTCAATCACTCTTTCTTTTCAGCGTCGGTCTTGGGTGTTTCAGTTTCCTATACAGAGAAAAAGCAAAAGAGAGAAAAAGGTATGAATGCATATGACAAGATATTGAAATGATTCATTCAGTTTCTATGAACTCATTACCTGATGATGTGaaatcagacagacagagagcgTTAGTGCGAAGAAACCATATATAAATAATGACCACCAGTTTACACCAAGATTACACTATTAAATAACACCACAGTTGTCAAAAACCACAGGTGTCAAAAAAGAGGCCTGGTATagcttttaataataaaatattttatagataCGATCAGATAAATCTGAAGCATGTAGCATACAGCAAAAAGCACAAAAAAGCACACTGCACTCTTCAAACTATCGTACCCTTTACTCTAACAGTCTCATTCTGCCCTCGGATGGACAGGAAGGAGGGGGCTGAACTTCTCCATGATGACACACTGACAGATGAGCGTGAGACACaaatctatgtgtgtgtgtgtgtgtgtgtgtgtttatgaatGGGGTTCACGTGTTTGAAAAATCATGGGAAAGGATACAGGAAATGATTATTAGATGGGTCAATGCAATAATACAGCAGAGGTAGAACGATGATGATTTATGTTATTTCAAAAATAGTATGAAAAAGGAAAGGTTCAAATATTCATAATTAAATGTATGAAAGTGAAAAATGTCTGAGGTATGATTTAgtacaggggttttcaaactgggttCCAGAGACCCCAAGAAGGTTCCAAGGGGTCCCCAGAAAAGTCCAATGTTTAGCCAATTATTGACGTTTGTAAACAATatgctgtttttataatatcaCAATTACTATTTATCTAACACAGTTTCAGTGTTTCTTATAGAAAAACACCAccctttttttaagtattttactatgttcttacctcaacccAGAAAAATTAATACACACCCATCCTTcctcaatgcgtgcacttaatccccgtacagcgcgtcgtgaatgtgttagcatttgagtagttacacaagtatggtggcacaaaataaaacgttgaGATCATTCTAAGTGGATAAAATATGAGAACTacattgtatggcggaagagcacccAGTTTGCAGCACCTCGACCCCGGGCGCAGCAATATTGAAGGAAGTTTAAGCGAGAGTGGgtgtagtcaggagtgatgatgttactgcgcgccgaggtcgaagCGCTGCAAACCAAGTGCTCCTCCACCACACAACACAGTTCCCATTTTTATCCGCCCAAAAAATCacaacgttttattttgtgtcatcGCACTTACTCGtgtatgtaacagtctttaaataggtaaaacctggaagtgtttggtggcttctaaattcttccctgtttggatcctaaggaatgaatggggctaggctaaatgctaacacattcacaacgcgctgcaCAAAGATTTAGTGCACGCACCGAAAAAAAATAGGCATGAACCAAtcagtctaagttgaggtaagaacatagtaaaatctTGAATGCAAAACCTACATAAATGGAAATGTATTTTAGGTAGGGGGTCCCTCGCAAAAAGTTCATTATATTTGGGGGTCCTTgcattataaagtttgaaaatccCTAATCCAGTGTTTCAAATAATTATAATGACATGGTTTagtttattaataaattaacatatttaaaaaaaaatccaagcaGAATTATcattaagtttagtttttactAATATTGTACTCTAAAAATGAAACTAGCTGTTGTCAGATACTTTGTCCATTGAAACTTGACGTTAATGCCACCAATTCACACCCAGTCATTTCAGAGTACAACTCTGGAACTTGGTCATTATTTCCAACCTCACTTCTTCTCTTTGATTCTTGTTCATACAAAAAATCTAAGAGTAAAACCTTTTCGATGTCTTGGAGGACCATTCAAATAATCTATGAACATTTGGTTAAGGGGAACTACGCTGAAATACATTAGTCTGAAATGTACATTATCTGGGCtctgtttggttattttatACAAGATGTGCAACACTGACCAATAGTGAGCTGACCATTGGCATATAAGTTTGGGTAAGCGCTTTAAGTGtgctcttaaagggacactccacttttttaaaaatatgtccattttccagctcccctagagttaaaaatttgatgtttaccgttttggaatccattcagccgaccTCCGGGTCTAGCGCCACCACCTTTAGCATAGCCCAGCACAATCCACAGACTCCGACCAGACCACTAGCATTGCACCTAAAAAATTTACCAaacagccgaaaatagtcccctgccattggaagttactaaggggactattttcggctgctgcttaatatcattgcgcctcctgcagccatgttatggcagcaaagtccttgattattacgccagaatgagagtatagttcctagccatatctgcctagataatcgcaactttttattttctgtcggtctaagtacacgatgtaactacagaagagtcaagttttaaataggaaaaatataaaaactttgttttttttaggcgcaatgctaatggtccaatcagattccaTAGACTATGCCAAGACATGCCaagtgccagcgccagacccTAATATCggccgaatggattccaaaacggtaagagaatcaaatgtttaactctaggggagctgtaaaatgagcatatattcaaaaaaagtggagtgtccctttaaagacatGTGTGACTTACAAATCACATTCTTTTCCACAGTAAGGCCATACAAATCTTCATACACATTTAAACATTCACTTGGTCTTACTTTGACTGAAAAGGCTACGCACTAGTATTAGCAAACTAACAGGGCTAACACACCTCTTCTGGCTTGGTCTCCCCATTAGCGGTGGGCGCAGTCTCTTTCTCCGCTTTCTTTCCTTTGGCTCCGCCCTTCTTCTCCTTTACTGCTTTATCATTGGATGGCTTCTGTGCAGAAAACACAAATACGATCACTTGGAATGCaaccagtaaaaaaaaaattctgtaccAAACCAACTTATTTACTCCAAAACACACTGGCCTACACCTGATCATACCAGTTTTCACATTCAGCTCTTAACACAAACAAACCCTACCAGCTGTTCAACATACTTTCATACGTGCAAGAAAGGAGCTTATGCACAATGCAAAGCACATGCAAAAAACATGTTGAGATGTTGTATAGAAAGAATCAGGAAGTAAGGAAGAGTTACCTTGGCAGCAGCTTTTTTGGCTTTAGGTTCAGGTTTAGGAGCTGGTTTCTGTAGATTGAAAGAAGACAACAGGATGAAGGAGGTCAAATGTGAGACTTACACAACAGACAATACCTTGCACGTTATCATGCACGTGATAAAAACCAAAAAGCCTTACACAGATGGGTTCATTaactatattaaaaaaagatataatTTTAGCAACATTTGATATTTGTGATGAATGTCAAGACTCCCACTTTCAATCATACATACTTTCTatctataaaaaaattaaaaaaaatgtatcactGAATGAAGTATACACTGTAGTTAATGAAACCCCTTAGAGGTTATATGATAGCTATTGCCCATTTTTAAGGGACAGGTTACATGCCAAAACTGCTTTTCTGGACATATGGAAAAACATGCAAATCTAGACATATGGAAAGAGTGTATACTATACACACACTTACTGAAGAAAGACGCTCTGACCTCCGAGTGGGCTAAAAGAAAAAGCAACATTGTTAGGGTTCAGAGAGTTAATATGATAAATATACATTtgatgaaaataacaaacatgtactgtatgtacaaATACACATATATTTAAGCATTTGTTagagttatttttataaagaaCAAGAAAGAAAGTTATTTGTAGTTTACCTCATGCTTTTTAACTTTAGTGGCGTCCTTAGCCTCTGCTCCCTCGGGTGACTATATAGACAAAGCAAACATACAATATTTGTACATATATTGCAACTGTATAGATTGCTTTGATCACATatgaattttacatatttacatagGCCACTGGTGATCAGGTAGGCTTATATACGAAATAAGATATGTTTTAGTTAcgtttaagtttttaaaatgtagttaCTAATACATTTTACCAACCAAAGCATGATATTTAACTGTGCCGCACATTTTGTATGCAACAGCTACCACATTTTGTCTtgttaaaagaataaaaaattactttaaattaTTTGGACTCTTCTATGACATAAAGTTGTTATGTAAGGAGTAATTGATGACgggctgtttatttatttgaaaataatgcacacccttTGTGAAGTGCCGTTTCACCGCacgtgtgcattattttcaaataaagtcatttattccacttataccacggttaccacaagcATTGCTCTGGTGGTAATTTTAAGACATTTCATAGCTTACGTGTGCGTTTTAGAGAAAAATAATGAACGCCCGTGGAAAATatttttaaccaatcagaacaaACCATTCAACAGGCCTGTGGTATAACCTACTTCGCGTTGTGCCTCGGTTACCACAAGCATTGCTCTGGTGGTAATTTTAAGACATTTCACAGGCtaggtgtgcgttttacagtaaaatagtcaacacccgtggaacatttctcaaccaatcagaacaaACCATTCAACAGGCCTGTGGTATAATCTACTTCGCGTTGAGCCTCATatccaccttgggtgtgcattattttcaaataatgtaacGGCCCATCGTCAACTATTTCTTACTTCCCTTATTTTACAACCCAACTCCTGTAtgttatttaagttattttttaatCCTCAATTTATGAGAAAACAAGTTTATCAGTAAGTACAAATCAACATTGCATCCTAAACTAGCTAACACAAACAAAGTAACAGCCcagttttaaattttaataaaacaattattttaacgCTGTTACCAAATCTGAATAGGTTCGTTTACATATTTAGATGTTTTTATGAATTTATAAACTGCATTTAGAAAAGTCCCACAttaaagcacaaaaaaaatgttaacttaaaattacaaaaatataataacaTTCAGTTTCAGTTTGCCATTTAAAAAATTCAGAAGATAAATCACTTGATTATATTCGCAATTTGTTAAAAAGGCgggaaaatatatattttaggcCCTATTTTGTACCACATGTGCGAAAAATAAAATTTCTATTGTTTATTGAGTAATCTCACAGTTCATAAATTATAAAGACATTCCCCCTAAAGAAACTTCACTGCCtctttaaacaacatatttgataaaaaaaagacCAAAACTGAAAtctaaatttagtttttttctttgtgtgtaACGTTAATCACAAAACACTGAACGGTACTGAGACCCTTGGCCATTTGGTCGACGACCCCCACTGATGTTGTATTGTGAATAGAGCATGGTTGGTTGCGGATAGTTAGGGCATCTTGCCTAGTGTAATTATaaacttttacatttaaatttgtgCTTCATTTTTGTAACCTTCAAGTCTTTACAATAAACTTTAGGGTTCTGCTGTGTTTTGCATTGTCTAATCATCAAAATCGCGAGTTGAGTGTGATTGACAAACCGGTCGGTTACATACGGGTCCGCTGCTCCGCAATGGGGGTGGAGGAAGAGCCTGTCGGTTGAAACATGGCTATACAAAAATAATGAGGACCTCTATCGATCGACGAAAGTGAGCTAATAAAAAGCCAACATCTTAAAATGGACGCTACCGAGCAACGAGCGCACTGCATTTGCGTTTGCCGCGAGCAGAGCGCTTGGGTTCGGTTTATACCGAGGGCGACTTAAGCATCACCGCAAAGTGACATTCAACACAAGTGCGCACGAATTGTCGACTTCACCGCGAGAGACGTCGGGTTATTAACCCGCCAACTATCATGGAGGGAATCGGCAAGTGTGACGATGATACAAAGAAAAGATGTTTGGGTGGATTCCCGTAGGATTAGATTAGAAAAAGACGCAGCGCGAATGTGAGGTTTTACAAACTTGATCCACGGCTTACCTGCTCGACGCTGCGCGCGCGCTCATCGTTGAAACGCGAGCCGCTATTTAAAAAACGTGTGGAAAAAACCccattgtgaaaataaaataaagtataaACGGACTCACCTTCCTCTTGGGCATTTTACAACAATTTCCCTCGACTTGCCTTTGTTTAATGGAAAAGCAGGTATGGACCTGTAAGGTGGGGGAGTGAGTTTAACTAGCACGGAATACAGGATCAATATCTAAACACCTCTTGTAATAACATGTTAATAATATGCAGAGCTCAGACTCTACCCTCCTCTCCGGCTATTGGTCAAATCGGTGCACACTTACCCGACCTTCCCCGCAGCGATTGGCTGACGGATCTATAGCGCGCGCGCACATTGGTGTGGATTTTGGAAAGCTCTTCAGCACGTTGCTCTCATTGGTTACGCGCTTTCTGTATGTAAATTTGAAAGCCGTGTATTGGATGGGTTTAAAGGTCCGCGTGAGAGGGGGGTAGAGTGACGACAAACCAATGGACGCTTGACACCACACGCTCGGCCATATGGGAAACGTATGCTTTAACGTCCACATTTGCCTAATAAAAGAATGAATTAAAATAGGTATTCTTTATGTTATAGATACGTATATAACTTTATAGTGTAGCAAAATAGTTTAAAAGTATTGGGACAtccacattttatttaaaataataaatacattttgaacaAACAGTATCAGAACTAGGACACAGAGATGGTCTcagcaccattttttttaacacacagAATGGAAACTAACATATTAAACATTACACTTAATGAaaattaattgtattaaaatCTTTCAAATATAAACTAGAATAATGAAGTCTATTAATTACAGTTAAGATTGTTACAGTACAAATGTGtagaacaaaaacattaatggtCCTAAATTTCATTGCTTCCTTTAGATTTTGGGATGCATCGGACACGCTCGTGACAGGTTTCTGGGCAAGATTTAAAGTTTCAAAGTAACTTACTGATTCCACAATGATATAATTAATTTACATGTGACAGTCATGTGATTTCAAGGCAAAATGCATAGCATCATGTGACCAAAAGCTCACAATAGCATCTCTAACAATGACCTCACAATGGCCACATCTCTGCCATGACCTTACAATGAATGACATTTACATAGTAACTTCACAATGGCTAACATTCTACCATGCTTCACAACACACATGTATCTCTGGAAGCTTGCTGCCACTCAAGAGCagatgtttcctgataatgacAGTGTTTGTGTTCTAGGCCATACAAATCTATGGATTTGTTTCTGGAGATCACTTTAAACACAATGTCATGAACAATGAACTTACATCTTCcagtgctctctctctctctctctctttaaaaGCTCTTAAAATGATATAACAAGGACACACAGATCATAAAAACTATTGAAATGATCGATGAGGATCACTATTCAAAGTCAACTATATAATacaaagtcaaataacagagaCATACAAACCATAAAAAGCCACACACTGAACTTTAAGTCACAAGCATATCAAATAATAGAACTTGATgtcataataaaataattttagtgCTACGGTAACATGCTGCAGTGCTTTATACCATTGAATTGAGTGGGACAAAAGATGAACATTGAATTTAGTTATACTATATTAAACAGtcaatttgtatttttttaaatacagaagTATTACACCTTGCTTAGATGAGTGGCAaaattgtgttattttaaatttttttatctaaaatgaTAAATGTACAAATTGTAGGACACCATCACTTAAAAGTTCCCATCAAAGGTCACAGCAAACATTGTTTAAACTATTTCATATGTGATCTCTATTTAATTGATTGAACCCTGAGACACTTACAGATCAAATCACACATTTTTCAACAATATCTTCCAATTACAcaaaaaagttcaattttgAGAACACCTGATAAGGTCTCACAGATAAGCATCCATGAGTGTTTTTACATTCgttctttaaacaaaaaattacaaacTCAAGCTCGTTCTTTAACTCTTCCCTCTGATACATAAAGTAATTGACACTGACATGTAAAATGGAGGGAAACCAAAAAAAAAGTGCCGTGTGGGAGGAGTGGTTTAGAGAAGACACGGCCTAAACCTGAGTCAGCCAAGCCACAGAGTGGCTCTGTGAAAGGACAGAGCTTTGCCACACTCATATCAGTACTGAAAGTGCAGACCTTTtcttgcaaaaataaaaaaatgaatcttCGACAAGATATCTTTGTTCTCAATCTTAAACAAGGCCACAAACATGTTCAGTGTCCTTAAGCAACCCCTCTCTCTACTAATCGAGTTCTTACGGTAAATATTTCATAAGATAATCCTAACAcgttattatattattatatataaggGATAGATCACCCAGaagtgaaaattctgttattattttctcaccctcaagttgttacaaatctgtatacaTTGCTGTGTTTGGCTGAACACAagggaaaatattttgagcaatgctTGCAACCATTTCTAAGCACCACTAGTTAACtagttcccacaccttagttaacttcaaattcaaggacctttcaaggactttccaggtctaataccctcaaattcaaggactaaataaagagacacatttcaagtgagagcaaggtaacattgtgttaccttttgtgatacattgttacagttccctttcgagcaCTTTGGTGACGCCTCCagaggtaagtgcgtctgaatgtgtatatcaaattcaaccaatggtgaggcttaacgacaaagacagggtgacgcgggagccaggaagtatatcgctatctgaaatattgccaaagacggcgttacagggatgcaggaagtatggcaagggagacgcagcgtctcgttcccttctcagagaacaactgttacatacgtaacctgagacattttcatgtgtaaacacaactatgcaaaaaagcattttggtatgaatcaacatttgcatacagaagatttaaagcaacactaaagagtttttttaccttaaaataaagtttccaaaaaagttccagtcgttcatccactcgaaacagggtgaacggcactttcacattcgctttgcagccctctatcggtcaaaaccgcactaaagaagtttccaaccgccgggtcgcggtcctgtagtttgagtgaaaactacaaaaacttgctttacggcagacctacaatccaatcagagccagctttgctgcagtagacTAAATTATTTACAACGGTGGTAATGGACCATTCCTCTTCCAACCtatagggggagcaaagagcaaaaactctttagtgttgctttaaagcgaacagtttagcacgtggaaaaaaagtgacttaaaaagtctagaatttttatgatattatcatacactacacagggaataattttgtttttaagaaaacttcttgcataaaatagattcaagcactttcaatgacctgtatctatgtatgtaacttcccagggccttaatttttttttcccagattcacaaactttcaaggatttcaaggacccatgggaaccctgtttataaatgtatacaggttcgGAATAACTTGAGGGACAGAATTTTCACCTCTGGGTTAACTATCCCATTGAGTACTTTTCTATGGACTTTCTCAGGACCAAGAACCACACAGTATTACCAGTTGGTAAATTGAGAAGACTtagaaataatatattttttactggaCATAAAATAGTATTTCtcattaattttataaaaaatatatatatatatacagtactatgcaaaagtcttaggccaccatgccagaattagatttgttgttttgcaatgttatagtgataatatataattgtttctcagtctctttaatagaatacatccagaaaatacaggaaatgtttatatagtattaaaaactgtataaaaatgtaaacggatgtgtcaagtttttagggtaaactccccttccacttgagcaatagcaggaaactgcagaatctcttaaataaaatgaaatcctaatttctcattttaaagaaattagtctttttacttcattctgctcaaaaacgctcaagatgtgtttagtgccaagagaggtcacactaaaaaCTGACAATGCCTAAAGGagacatttagttttttttgtacatattttctgtttgtatcttaataaaatagattgaaaattaaatatggatggacattaaaacttctaaaacaacaagtctggtggtggcctaagacttttgcacagtactgaatatatatatatatatatatgtatgtatgtatgtatgtatgtatgtatgtatgtatgtatgtatatgtatgtatgtatgtatgtatgtatatattgtGACTATGAAAACAGAATTATTTATCAATTTCCCCATTGCATATTTCTGCTAAACAGCTTGCGGCATTATACGAAACATATGC
Protein-coding regions in this window:
- the hmgn3 gene encoding high mobility group nucleosome-binding domain-containing protein 3 isoform X1; this translates as MPKRKSPEGAEAKDATKVKKHEPTRRSERLSSKPAPKPEPKAKKAAAKKPSNDKAVKEKKGGAKGKKAEKETAPTANGETKPEEICVSRSSVSVSSWRSSAPSFLSIRGQNETVRVKGN
- the hmgn3 gene encoding high mobility group nucleosome-binding domain-containing protein 3 isoform X2, which codes for MPKRKSPEGAEAKDATKVKKHEPTRRSERLSSKPAPKPEPKAKKAAAKKPSNDKAVKEKKGGAKGKKAEKETAPTANGETKPEEETETPKTDAEKKE